Proteins encoded within one genomic window of Arachis ipaensis cultivar K30076 chromosome B08, Araip1.1, whole genome shotgun sequence:
- the LOC107612893 gene encoding phosphoglycerate kinase, cytosolic, producing the protein MATKRSVSTLKEGDLKGKRVFVRVDLNVPLDDNSKITDDTRIRAAVPTIKYLTGYGAKVILASHLGRPKGVTPKYSLKPLVPRLTELLGVDVKMANDSIGEEVEKLVASLPEGGVLLLENVRFYKEEEKNDPEYAKKLAGLADLYVNDAFGTAHRAHASTEGVAKYLKPAVAGFLMQKELDYLVGAVSNPKKPFAAIVGGSKVSTKIGVIESLLEKVDLLLLGGGMIFTFYKAQGHKVGSSLVEEDKLDLATSLFEKAKAKGVSLLLPTDVVIADKFAADANSKTVPASGIPDGWMGLDIGPDSIKTFNEALDKTKTIIWNGPMGVFEFEKFAAGTEAVAKKLADLSGKGVTTIIGGGDSVAAVEKVGLADKMSHISTGGGASLELLEGKQLPGVLALDDA; encoded by the exons ATGGCGACAAAGAGGAGCGTGTCTACGTTGAAGGAGGGTGATCTGAAAGGAAAGCGGGTGTTCGTTAGGGTGGATCTCAACGTTCCTTTGGATGATAACAGCAAAATCACCGACGACACTAGGATCCGTGCTGCTGTTCCCACTATCAAGTACTTGACCGGTTATGGCGCCAAGGTCATCCTTGCCAGCCACTTG GGACGTCCAAAAGGTGTTACACCAAAGTACAGTTTGAAGCCGCTTGTGCCAAGACTTACTGAACTTCTTGGAGTTGAT GTCAAGATGGCAAATGACTCTATTGGGGAGGAAGTTGAGAAATTAGTTGCCAGTCTTCCAGAAGGGGGTGTGTTGCTGCTAGAGAATGTTAGGTTCTACAAGGAGGAAGAGAAGAATGACCCTGAGTATGCAAAGAAGCTAGCTGGTCTTGCTGATCTCTACGTCAATGATGCTTTCGGCACCGCTCACAGAGCTCATGCTTCGACCGAAGGAGTTGCTAAGTACTTGAAACCTGCTGTTGCCGGATTCCTCATGCAGAAG GAACTTGACTACCTTGTTGGGGCTGTGTCGAACCCCAAGAAGCCGTTTGCTGCCATTGTTGGTGGATCAAAGGTTTCAACCAAGATTGGAGTCATTGAGTCCTTGTTGGAGAAGGTCGACCTTCTCTTGCTCGGTGGAGGAATGATCTTCACTTTCTACAAGGCTCAGGGTCACAAAGTTGGTTCATCTCTTGTGGAGGAAGACAAGCTTGATCTTGCAACCTCGCTCTTTGAGAAGGCCAAGGCTAAAGGGGTTTCCCTATTGCTTCCGACTGATGTAGTTATAGCAGATAAGTTTGCTGCTGATGCTAACAGCAAG ACTGTGCCAGCATCAGGTATTCCAGACGGATGGATGGGGTTGGATATTGGACCTGATTCCATCAAAACATTCAACGAAGCATTGGACAAGACTAAGACAATCATCTGGAATGGACCAATGGGTGTTTTTGAGTTCGAGAAGTTTGCAGCAGGAACAGAG GCTGTTGCCAAGAAACTTGCAGATCTGAGCGGCAAGGGTGTGACAACTATCATTGGAGGTGGCGATTCAGTTGCGGCTGTGGAGAAGGTTGGCCTTGCAGACAAGATGAGCCACATTTCAACTGGTGGTGGTGCCAGCTTAGAGCTTCTTGAGGGGAAGCAGCTCCCTGGAGTCCTAGCCCTTGATGATGCTTGA